The following are from one region of the Nicotiana tomentosiformis chromosome 7, ASM39032v3, whole genome shotgun sequence genome:
- the LOC104112777 gene encoding serine/threonine-protein kinase SRK2A-like, protein MENYELVKEIGSGNFGVARLMRHKQTKELVAMKYIERGHKIDENVAREIINHKSLRHPNIIRFKEVVLTPTHLAIVMEYAAGGELFERICNAGRFSEDEARYFFQQLISGVCYCHNMQICHRDLKLENTLLDGSPAPRLKICDFGYSKSSLLHSRPKSTVGTPAYIAPEVLSRREYDGKLADVWSCGVTLYVMLVGAYPFEDQEDPKNFRKTIQRIMSVQYKIPDYVHISQDCRHLLSRIFVANPARRITIKEIKTHPWFLKNLPRELTEAAQLAYYRRENPTFSLQSAEMIMKIVEEAKTPAPASRSTGGFGWVGEEEEEELNEEDVEDDDEEDEYEKQVKQVHESGEFHVI, encoded by the exons ATGGAGAATTACGAGCTGGTGAAAGAAATAGGGTCTGGGAATTTTGGAGTGGCAAGGCTCATGAGGCACAAGCAGACAAAAGAGCTGGTGGCTATGAAATATATCGAGAGGGGACACAAG ATTGATGAGAATGTAGCAAGGGAGATCATAAATCATAAATCGCTTCGACATCCAAACATAATTCGGTTCAAGGAG GTGGTATTAACCCCCACTCATCTTGCTATTGTAATGGAATATGCAGCTGGTGGAGAGCTGTTTGAGCGCATTTGCAATGCCGGAAGGTTCAGTGAAGATGAG GCTAGATATTTCTTCCAGCAGCTTATTTCAGGAGTCTGCTACTGTCACAACATG CAAATATGTCATCGAGATTTAAAACTGGAGAATACTCTACTGGATGGCAGTCCAGCACCACGCTTGAAGATTTGTGATTTTGGATACTCAAAG TCGTCTCTGCTGCATTCGAGGCCAAAATCAACTGTTGGAACTCCCGCTTATATTGCTCCCGAAGTTCTATCTAGAAGAGAATATGACGGCAAG CTGGCTGATGTTTGGTCATGTGGAGTGACACTTTATGTAATGCTGGTTGGTGCGTACCCTTTTGAAGACCAGGAGGATCCAAAGAACTTCCGGAAAACAATCCAA CGAATAATGTCTGTGCAGTATAAGATTCCCGACTATGTTCACATATCACAGGACTGTAGGCACCTTCTCTCTCGCATATTTGTTGCCAATCCAGCAAGA AGAATTACAATCAAAGAAATCAAAACCCACCCGTGGTTTTTGAAGAATTTGCCTAGGGAATTAACAGAAGCAGCACAGCTTGCTTATTACAGAAGAGAAAACCCAACCTTTTCCCTTCAGAGCGCGGAGATGATCATGAAAATTGTGGAAGAGGCAAAGACCCCTGCTCCAGCTTCCCGTTCAACTGGAGGTTTTGGCTGGGTAGGtgaagaggaggaagaagaattGAACGAAGAAGATGTAGAAGACGACGACGAAGAAGATGAATATGAAAAGCAAGTGAAGCAGGTACATGAAAGCGGAGAATTTCATGTCATCTAA